The following DNA comes from Rhodanobacter sp. AS-Z3.
TGCGGCGCTAGCCAACTGGACAGCGCGCCGAACGACACGCCCAGCAGCAGGCTGAAGAACAGGTAGGCGTGGCTGTGCAGCGCCACAATCAGGTGCTCCATGTACAGGCGTCGGCGGAATACGTAGAACAGCTTGAGCAGCAGGGCGAACAGCGGAATCATCACGAACATGGTCTGCGGCAACATGCCGAAGAAATTGGTCAGCAGCCGGTCAAATGCTTCCTGACGGCTTGCGCCAGGAGATTCCATGGCACGCAGGTTCGCCTTGAGATGGCTCACGCTCTTGCTGACGCGATCGTTGGCAAAGCCTGGCAACCACGCGATTTCGATGTGTGAGGGCGAGTTCAGCCAGTCGTTGCTGATCTTGGTGTGCACCTCCGCATCCGCAGCTGTCGGCAGGCTGTCCGATGGCTGCAGCGCGGTCCCTGCGGCAGGTGCCGCCTCAAGTACCTGTATGCGTTGCGCGGCCTGCTGACGCGCGGCGTTTTTGGCCACGGTCAGATCAGACGCTGCAAGCCCGCCCAGCGGCCCCAGCGCATCCTGCGCACGCTCCAGGCCAGCCAGCTGCTGCTGCAAGGCCAGTTCCACCGCGGCCGGAGTGGTCGCCGCGTTGAACGAATTGTCTGTCGCGTGGAGTTGCGTGTTCGGGCCGAGATCGATGTGGCTGTCTTCGAGGCGCAGGTGGCAGACGAAGAACGCCAGCAGGCACAGCACGAATACCAGTCGGAACGGGGCGACATATCGCACCCGTCGGCCACTGAAATACTCCAGCGTCAGGAAGCCGGGCCTGAGCAGCAGCGGTGGCAGCGTATGCACGATGCGGCCGTCGATATGCAGCAACGTTTCCACGGTTTCCTCGGCCATGTGGTGCATCGGCTTGAGTACGCTGTGAAACGATTGCCCGCATTCGTGGCAGAACTCGCCCTCGAGCACGGCGCCACAGTTGGCGCAACGCATGCCTTCATGCCTGATCAGTTGCTTCATCATGGTCCCCGTCCAATGCAGCGGCAGATGTTCGCACATGCCGGCGGCCGGGCGGTCGTGACCTATGGCTCAGGTAGAATGTGCGGCCGCGGAGTCTGCTGTGTCCATGAAACCCTTACGTCCCGAGCGCGCCCATCTGTTGCACGAGATGCGTGCCACCGTGCGGCTCGCGCTGCCGCTGATCTGTGCGCAACTGGCGGCGATCGGCAGCAACGTTATCGATGCGTTGCTGGCCGGGCATGTCAGCGCGCACGTGCTGGGTGCGGTAGCGGTCGGTGCCAGCATCTGGTCGCTGGCAATCGTCAGCGGCATCGGCATGATGATGGCGGTACCGCCGTCGGTGGCACAGCTCGATGGCGCGGGACGGCGTCATGAGGTCGGTGCGGTGTTCCATCAGGCTTTGTGGCTGGCGTTGGGCATGGGTGTGCTGCTGTGGTTCGCGGTGCGCCACGCCGAGCCGCTGATCGAATTGATCGGCGTGACGGCCAGCCTGCGCCACGATGTGCAGCGCTTCCTGCTGGCGATCAGCTGGGGCGCACCGGCGTTGACTATCTACTTCGCGCTGCGCGGCTTGTCCGAAGGTTTGTCGATGACCCGGCCATCGATGTATTTCAGCCTGGGCGGACTGGCGTTGCTGGTGCCGCTGGGCTATGTGTTGATGTTCGGCAAGCTGGGCATCCCGCCGCAGGGCGCCCATGGCTGCGGCGTGGCCACGGCGATCGTGTTGTGGCTGGAGATGCTGGCGTTCGGCGTCTATGTGGTGTTCCGGCGCAACTATCACGGGTTGGGTTTGTTCGATCGGTTTGAGCGGCCGAACCTGCGCCGGATCGGCCAGTTGATACACATCGGCTTGCCGATGGCGGTGACTTTGCTGGCCGAAGCGGGCTTGTTCGTGGCGACTGCACTGATCATCGCCACCCTGGGTGAGGATGTGATCGCCAGCCATCAGGTGGCGCTCAACATTGCCTCGCTGTTCTTCATGATTCCGCTGGGCCTGGCCATGGCGATCACCGTGCGCGTGGGCAACGCGGTGGGCCGCGGCGACGAGCGCGGCGTGCGCTATGCGGGTTTCTGCGGAATCGGCCTGACCCTGGTCACTCAGATGGTATCGGCGGGCTTGATGCTGGGGCTGCCGCACTTCATCGCGTCGTTGTACACGCACGATCCGAAGGTGATTGCCTTGGCGGTACAACTGATCATGCTGGCCGGCCTGTTCCAGTTTTCCGACGGGATTCAAGTCGCCGCCAACGGCGCGCTGCGCGGTCTCAAAGACACCCGTGTGCCGATGGCGATTACCTTGTTTGCCTATTGGGTTGTCGGTATGCCGGTGGGCTGGTGGCTGACTTTTCACCACGGGATGGGTGCGCGCGGCATGTGGATCGGCTTGATCGCCGGCCTGTCGGTGGCGGCGGTGATGCTGTTCACTCGTTTCTGGCGCAGCGCGTGGAAGCAGCGCTGGCGTCACCCGCTGCCGCTTCCTGCGCCAGCCTGACGCTATCCCTGACCAGCTACGCTAGCCCCATAAACACCGGATACCTCGCGCATGACGTCATCGCTACCGCCCCCCATTCGCCGCAACGGTTTCTGGGCCTTCCTCCGTTCGCTGGGGCGTTTTCTCAACGGCTTCCGGCTGGTGATCATCAATCTGGTGTTTTTCGGCCTGCTGTTGCTGCTGCTGGTCGGGCTGAGTGCGGATGTGGACCGCACGGTGCAGTCCGACAGCGTGCTGGTGATCCAGCCGCAAGGCCAGTTGGTCGAGCAGTACAGCATCGATCCGCTGCAGCGCGCTCTGGCAGGCCTTTCGGGCGAAGCGCCGAAACAGGTGCAGCTGCGCGATCTGATTGGCGCGATCGATGCGGCAGCCGGCGATAAACGGATCAGCCGCATCCTGCTGCTGCCGGATGCCTTGCAGGGCGGCGGTTTTGCCGCGCTGCACGAAGTGGGAGCGGCGCTTGAGCGATTCCGTGCAACCGGCAAGCCGGTGATCGCGTGGGGTGTGAATCTGGATCAAGGCCAGTACTACCTCGCTGCGCATGCCGACCGGCTGTTGGTGGATCCACAAGGCGGCGTGATGCTCACCGGCCTGGCCAACTACCGGTTGTTCTACAAAGACCTGCTGGACAAACTCGGTGTGGACGTCCATTTGTTTCGTGTCGGCGAGTTCAAGAGTGCCGCGGAACCCTACATTCTTGATCACGCCTCGGCTGAGGCTAAGCAGGCTGACAGCTACTGGATGAACGGCCTGTGGGATGGCTATCTCAACGAGGTGTCGAAGCTGCGCAAGCTCGATCCAGCGACGCTGCGTGACGACATCGATAACCTGCCCACGCATATCGCCACGACCCAGGGCAACCTTGCGGAGCTGGCCGTCAATCAGCATCTGGTGGACGGTCTGGCGACCCGCGCCGAGCTCATTGCGATGATGCGCAAGGACGGCGTGCCGGCCGACCGCAAGGGTCACGGTTTCCGTCAGGTTGGCTTGGCGCGCTACGCGGCCAGCATGGCGGAGGAGAGCAAGCCGCTGACGCCGGGCGTGGTGGTAGTGGTAGCCGAAGGCGAGATTGCCGGCGGCAAGCGCGGCCCCGGTTCGATCGGTGGCGAGTCCACCGCGGCGCTGATTCGCGAGGCGCGGGAAGATCGCAAGACCAAGGCGCTGGTACTGCGGGTCAACTCACCCGGCGGCGAAGTGTATGCCGCCGAGCAGATTCGCCGCGAAGTCGAACTGACCCGCGCTGCCGGCATTCCGGTGGTGGTGTCGATGGGTGATGTGGCAGCCAGCGGTGGCTACTGGATCTCGATGAACGCAAACCGGATCTTTGCTGAGCCGAACACGATCACCGGTTCGATCGGGATCTTCGGCCTGTATTACTCGGTGCCCGGCACGCTGGCCAAGCTGGGCGTGCAGAGTGATGGCGTCAGCACCGGGCCGATGGCCGGTGCGTTCGACATCACCCGTCCGCTTGATCCGAAGGTCGGTACGGTAATTCAGGCGATCATCAACAAGGGCTATCGTGATTTCGTCGGCAATGTGGCGAAGGCGCGCGGCAAAAGTTACGAGGCGATTGATGCCATTGCCCAGGGACGCGTCTGGACCGGCGAGCAGGCGCTGCAGCGTGGCCTGATTGATCAGCTGGGCGGACTGGAGGCCGCTGTGGCTGATGCGGCCAGCCGCGCACAGCTGGCCAAAGGCTATCCGGTGCGCTACATGGAGCAACCGTCGAGTGGCTTTGAGCGCTTTCTGGCTGGTATGAGCCAGAGCGCCAGCGTGCGGGTGCTGCAATCGTTCGGTGTGCGCCTGCCGAGCTGGCTTGCCCAGCTGCCCGCG
Coding sequences within:
- the sppA gene encoding signal peptide peptidase SppA translates to MTSSLPPPIRRNGFWAFLRSLGRFLNGFRLVIINLVFFGLLLLLLVGLSADVDRTVQSDSVLVIQPQGQLVEQYSIDPLQRALAGLSGEAPKQVQLRDLIGAIDAAAGDKRISRILLLPDALQGGGFAALHEVGAALERFRATGKPVIAWGVNLDQGQYYLAAHADRLLVDPQGGVMLTGLANYRLFYKDLLDKLGVDVHLFRVGEFKSAAEPYILDHASAEAKQADSYWMNGLWDGYLNEVSKLRKLDPATLRDDIDNLPTHIATTQGNLAELAVNQHLVDGLATRAELIAMMRKDGVPADRKGHGFRQVGLARYAASMAEESKPLTPGVVVVVAEGEIAGGKRGPGSIGGESTAALIREAREDRKTKALVLRVNSPGGEVYAAEQIRREVELTRAAGIPVVVSMGDVAASGGYWISMNANRIFAEPNTITGSIGIFGLYYSVPGTLAKLGVQSDGVSTGPMAGAFDITRPLDPKVGTVIQAIINKGYRDFVGNVAKARGKSYEAIDAIAQGRVWTGEQALQRGLIDQLGGLEAAVADAASRAQLAKGYPVRYMEQPSSGFERFLAGMSQSASVRVLQSFGVRLPSWLAQLPARAPELQLLRDARAGTPNIYADCLCRPY
- a CDS encoding MATE family efflux transporter gives rise to the protein MKPLRPERAHLLHEMRATVRLALPLICAQLAAIGSNVIDALLAGHVSAHVLGAVAVGASIWSLAIVSGIGMMMAVPPSVAQLDGAGRRHEVGAVFHQALWLALGMGVLLWFAVRHAEPLIELIGVTASLRHDVQRFLLAISWGAPALTIYFALRGLSEGLSMTRPSMYFSLGGLALLVPLGYVLMFGKLGIPPQGAHGCGVATAIVLWLEMLAFGVYVVFRRNYHGLGLFDRFERPNLRRIGQLIHIGLPMAVTLLAEAGLFVATALIIATLGEDVIASHQVALNIASLFFMIPLGLAMAITVRVGNAVGRGDERGVRYAGFCGIGLTLVTQMVSAGLMLGLPHFIASLYTHDPKVIALAVQLIMLAGLFQFSDGIQVAANGALRGLKDTRVPMAITLFAYWVVGMPVGWWLTFHHGMGARGMWIGLIAGLSVAAVMLFTRFWRSAWKQRWRHPLPLPAPA
- a CDS encoding DUF3667 domain-containing protein; this encodes MMKQLIRHEGMRCANCGAVLEGEFCHECGQSFHSVLKPMHHMAEETVETLLHIDGRIVHTLPPLLLRPGFLTLEYFSGRRVRYVAPFRLVFVLCLLAFFVCHLRLEDSHIDLGPNTQLHATDNSFNAATTPAAVELALQQQLAGLERAQDALGPLGGLAASDLTVAKNAARQQAAQRIQVLEAAPAAGTALQPSDSLPTAADAEVHTKISNDWLNSPSHIEIAWLPGFANDRVSKSVSHLKANLRAMESPGASRQEAFDRLLTNFFGMLPQTMFVMIPLFALLLKLFYVFRRRLYMEHLIVALHSHAYLFFSLLLGVSFGALSSWLAPHAAWVTYPLHWLEWGLALWIPAYLLIMQKRIYRQGWPMTLLKFGCIGFCYFWLLTLALLVAGALGMAK